In the Hordeum vulgare subsp. vulgare chromosome 7H, MorexV3_pseudomolecules_assembly, whole genome shotgun sequence genome, one interval contains:
- the LOC123411299 gene encoding AT-hook motif nuclear-localized protein 4-like, whose translation MEGGAISADAGKATYGAAEMHKSPLLHPQPQPIVGARMADADEEPRATEIVPQIITVKGGEDVAMEVMSYGGNGWAVFIMSADGTVCNVTLHQPASPHETVIHEGFFDIVSLSGSYLPSKANGMSSGKGVFAISLVGADGRIFGGGLAGPLIAASPVQVVIGRFATDEEEENKQDVASGTPGATEPSDSSNGSSSDPGSPSN comes from the exons ATGGAAGGAGGAGCCATCTCGGCGGATGCGGGCAAGGCGACCTATGGCGCCGCGGAAATGCACAAGAGTCCACTTCTTCATCCACAGCCACAGCCCATCGTCGGCGCCCGCATGGCTGATGCTGATGAAG AGCCACGTGCGACTGAAATAGTTCCTCAGATCATCACAGTCAAAGGTGGAGAG GATGTAGCAATGGAAGTCATGTCGTATGGCGGGAATGGTTGGGCAGTTTTTATCATGTCTGCCGATGGCACCGTATGCAATGTGACACTGCATCAACCAGCTTCTCCGCATGAAACAGTTATTCATGAG GGTTTTTTCGACATCGTCTCTTTGTCCGGCTCATATCTGCCGTCAAAAGCTAATGGAATGAGCTCTGGAAAAGGTGTGTTCGCTATTTCGCTCGTCGGTGCTGATGGCCGCATCTTCGGTGGTGGGTTAGCAGGACCTCTGATTGCAGCATCACCTGTTCAG GTGGTCATTGGAAGGTTTGcaactgatgaagaagaggagaacaaacagGATGTGGCCAGTGGAACTCCAGGTGCTACTGAACCGAGTGATTCTTCGAATGGATCCTCTAGTGATCCAGGAAGCCCATCAAACTAG
- the LOC123411297 gene encoding uncharacterized protein LOC123411297 isoform X3, producing the protein MPPSSVARQVAEIAAEPDRAAAYARLLHLQRACADDPSAAADLAAASPSALLPLLLRDAAQDDEAVAASALKCLGFALYHPVLVSTVSGQLAQLVLATLVRLIMTTKMKAICNLAVWCISVQQLEASVVEDGVTLLLNAIVYALDNPFGSLSTTFEAVQATMKLASQYPKGMRDQSSIWVPPICRRLLSADKPERDMSERCLIKVSSVILPPQSPLSKEVALDLEQKLLPSMLDMLNDPSKKIQAVKSWGWFISLLGASAASTRPLLNKMLKVPEQLFTDPDPQVQITTMVTWRNLVDAFFGPQALENMDQGTVMSPIEPRAHATAQMKKIRLLLQGVCVQCSPKFADDNVVICITKVCKFVKKVFLDMVGKQKSNSSAVLVQFCLQFVKSTVEELDNSVLASGKYELCLDIEHIKEIEFAECSLNLSHPRIRPLAYMELVSPAVYLTALSLSIVAQFTGDLSSEDAEQLASIICPSDLLENFHAAVAFLYMQIMPPVDSRLRMKWLVVWSKMSKRLNEQMISYLRVSCGASAHDILCQFFCYPFFAFVSPGRISTHWNAESSNEGYLNVTQDLELELVIEVYRSFCTNSSYCSEPAYMVFLEHFFKYLTHRVDENMSSIQANLKYCLDKKYKNITILSVLGSIVIGLLENAQIFNYANKEREVTTNEEPAGCRGPNLLLSCLKLGNRFMKISGIAFKENPAAQHQVTSRYFSSLSDFVGHLTSTEDILLLFEIIGDQFTEWLALSSTSYFIIRQGDTIDQLEKLWLNAVTCLTTSRLIRDCSFLEKHHLLLQAAVNHPHGPISAATTAIRRSPGSNNAGLRHAGCRSVSKADGPSLDRPGKDPNCANDAERAFALEELNISRMSGAPILSGRGTDATNTTDRSQRNRESLRVSAGLGRKRLKIMRYSGKGKGLGKASDVTFSPGWAEGEVCRKPELILEMLKRKR; encoded by the exons ATGCCGCCGTCGTCGGTGGCGCGGCAGGTGGCGGAGATTGCGGCGGAGCCCGACCGCGCCGCCGCGTACGCGCGCCTCCTCCACCTGCAGCGCGCGTGCGCCGACGACCcctccgccgcggccgacctcgccgcggcctccccctccgCCCTGCTCCCGCTCCTCCTCCGCGACGCCGCCCAAGATGACGAGGCCGTCGCCGCCTCCGCCCTCAAGTGCCTCGGCTTCGCGCTCTACCACCCCGTCCTCGTCTCCACCGTCTCAG GACAGTTGGCTCAATTGGTATTGGCTACTTTGGTTCGGCTGATCATGACCACCAAGATGAAG GCTATTTGTAATCTTGCAGTCTGGTGCATTTCTGTTCAACAATTGGAGGCTTCGGTGGTAGAGGATGGAGTAACTCTCTTGCTCAATGCTATTGTTTATGCCCTTGACAATCCATTTGGTTCTTTGTCTACAACATTTGAGGCTGTTCAG GCTACCATGAAACTTGCTAGTCAATATCCAAAAGGAATGAGGGACCAATCAAGCATATGGGTTCCCCCAATATGCCGAAGACTCTTAAGTGCTGACAAGCCGGAAAGGGATATGTCTGAAAGATGCCTCATTAAGGTTTCATCAGTTATTTTACCTCCTCAATCTCCTCTTTCTAAG GAAGTAGCTTTGGACCTTGAGCAAAAACTACTCCCTTCTATGCTTGATATGCTCAATGACCCTTCAAAGAAAATTCAAGCAGTGAAATCATGGGGATGGTTCATATCCTTACTTGGCGCAAGTGCAGCGAGTACTAGGCCTTTACTTAACAAAATGCTTAAGGTCCCTGAGCAGTTATTTACTGATCCTGATCCTCAAGTTCAGATAACCACAATG GTTACCTGGAGAAATTTGGTGGATGCATTTTTTGGGCCACAGGCTTTAGAAAATATGGATCAAGGGACAGTGATGTCTCCTATTGAACCCAGAGCACATGCTACTGCTCAGATGAAAAAGATAAG GTTGCTTCTACAGGGAGTTTGCGTTCAGTGTAGCCCAAAATTTGCTGATGACAATGTCGTGATATGCATTACTAAGGTATGTAAGTTTGTAAAGAAGGTGTTTCTGGATATGGTAGGAAAGCAAAAGAGTAACAGTTCCGCAGTGTTGGTACAGTTTTGTCTTCAGTTTGTGAAGTCTACTGTAGAGGAACTGGATAATTCTGTGTTGGCTTCTGGAAAGTACGAGTTATGCTTAGACATCGAACATATAAAGGAGATTGAATTTGCAGAATGCAGTCTGAACTTATCTCATCCAAGAATCAGGCCACTTGCTTACATGGAGTTGGTTTCTCCAGCAGTTTACTTGACTGCACTATCTCTGTCAATCGTAGCTCAGTTTACTGGAGATTTGTCATCTGAAGATGCCGAGCAATTGGCTTCAATTATCTGTCCATCTGATCTACTGGAGAACTTTCATGCTGCAGTTGCTTTTTTGTATATGCAGATCATGCCTCCAGTAGATAGTCGGCTAAGAATGAAATGGTTGGTGGTATGGAGCAAAATGTCGAAGCGCTTGAATGAGCAAATGATCTCCTACTTGAGGGTTAGTTGTGGTGCAAGTGCCCATGATATACTGTGTCAGTTCTTCTGTTACCCATTTTTCGCTTTCGTATCCCCTGGGAGGATATCTACTCATTGGAATGCTGAAAGTAGTAACGAGGGTTACCTTAACGTGACCCAAGACTTGGAGCTGGAACTGGTTATTGAGGTTTATCGATCCTTTTGTACAAACTCCAGTTATTGTTCAGAGCCTGCTTACATGGTTTTCCTAGAGCACTTTTTCAAATATTTGACCCACAGAGTTGATGAAAACATGTCCTCAATCCAAGCCAATCTCAAGTATTGCTTAGACAAGAAGTATAAAAACATTACTATCCTATCTGTTCTTGGAAGCATAGTTATTGGACTACTAGAGAATGCCCAAATTTTTAACTATgctaacaaagagagagaagtaaCGACAAATGAGGAGCCTGCTGGATGCAGAGGACCTAACCTTCTGTTGAGTTGCTTGAAGCTTGGTAACAG GTTTATGAAGATATCAGGTATTGCTTTCAAAGAAAATCCAGCTGCACAACACCAAGTGACAAGCAG GTATTTCTCATCTTTATCTGATTTTGTTGGACATCTTACATCGACGGAAGACATTCTTCTACTCTTTGAG ATAATTGGGGATCAATTTACTGAATGGCTCGCCTTATCTAGCACTTCGTACTTCATAATACGTCAAGGAGACACCATTGATCAGCTTGAGAAACTCTGGCTCAACGCAGTCACGTGCCTGACGACGAGTCGGCTCATCAGGGACTGCTCCTTCCTTGAGAAGCATCATCTGCTTCTCCAAGCGGCGGTTAATCACCCACACGGCCCCATCTCAGCTGCAACCACAGCAATCCGGAGATCGCCAGGATCCAACAACGCAGGCCTGCGGCACGCTGGATGTCGGTCAGTTTCCAAGGCAGATGGGCCGTCTCTAGACAGGCCAGGGAAGGATCCTAACTGCGCCAATGACGCCGAGAGGGCCTTCGCCCTCGAAGAACTCAACATCTCGAGGATGTCTGGGGCGCCAATATTGTCGGGTAGAGGAACCGACGCGACAAACACGACTGACCGCTCCCAGAGGAACCGTGAGTCGCTCAGGGTCTCTGCCGGTTTGGGGAGGAAGAGGCTGAAGATTATGAGATATTCAGGCAAGGGGAAGGGGCTTGGCAAAGCTAGCGATGTCACCTTCTCGCCGGGCTGGGCGGAAGGTGAGGTTTGCAGGAAACCAGAACTGATATTGGAAATGCTCAAGAGGAAGAGATAG
- the LOC123411297 gene encoding uncharacterized protein LOC123411297 isoform X1 — MPPSSVARQVAEIAAEPDRAAAYARLLHLQRACADDPSAAADLAAASPSALLPLLLRDAAQDDEAVAASALKCLGFALYHPVLVSTVSGQLAQLVLATLVRLIMTTKMKAICNLAVWCISVQQLEASVVEDGVTLLLNAIVYALDNPFGSLSTTFEAVQATMKLASQYPKGMRDQSSIWVPPICRRLLSADKPERDMSERCLIKVSSVILPPQSPLSKEVALDLEQKLLPSMLDMLNDPSKKIQAVKSWGWFISLLGASAASTRPLLNKMLKVPEQLFTDPDPQVQITTMVTWRNLVDAFFGPQALENMDQGTVMSPIEPRAHATAQMKKIRLIMMPLCGVLSRSHNIALSSSCLSTWRYLLYKLGDLINHLSILEAAFGPVLKIIFSTGLDNQNKPLWSFCINLFHDFISVRVRHLISPEDNVCVPPNQNLLAQTCTHLKVLFDGHQIKWLPWDVTSFDFQLEILGSIVNPELLHNMTADMTVTLMDSTTQTFRLLLQGVCVQCSPKFADDNVVICITKVCKFVKKVFLDMVGKQKSNSSAVLVQFCLQFVKSTVEELDNSVLASGKYELCLDIEHIKEIEFAECSLNLSHPRIRPLAYMELVSPAVYLTALSLSIVAQFTGDLSSEDAEQLASIICPSDLLENFHAAVAFLYMQIMPPVDSRLRMKWLVVWSKMSKRLNEQMISYLRVSCGASAHDILCQFFCYPFFAFVSPGRISTHWNAESSNEGYLNVTQDLELELVIEVYRSFCTNSSYCSEPAYMVFLEHFFKYLTHRVDENMSSIQANLKYCLDKKYKNITILSVLGSIVIGLLENAQIFNYANKEREVTTNEEPAGCRGPNLLLSCLKLGNRFMKISGIAFKENPAAQHQVTSRYFSSLSDFVGHLTSTEDILLLFEIIGDQFTEWLALSSTSYFIIRQGDTIDQLEKLWLNAVTCLTTSRLIRDCSFLEKHHLLLQAAVNHPHGPISAATTAIRRSPGSNNAGLRHAGCRSVSKADGPSLDRPGKDPNCANDAERAFALEELNISRMSGAPILSGRGTDATNTTDRSQRNRESLRVSAGLGRKRLKIMRYSGKGKGLGKASDVTFSPGWAEGEVCRKPELILEMLKRKR, encoded by the exons ATGCCGCCGTCGTCGGTGGCGCGGCAGGTGGCGGAGATTGCGGCGGAGCCCGACCGCGCCGCCGCGTACGCGCGCCTCCTCCACCTGCAGCGCGCGTGCGCCGACGACCcctccgccgcggccgacctcgccgcggcctccccctccgCCCTGCTCCCGCTCCTCCTCCGCGACGCCGCCCAAGATGACGAGGCCGTCGCCGCCTCCGCCCTCAAGTGCCTCGGCTTCGCGCTCTACCACCCCGTCCTCGTCTCCACCGTCTCAG GACAGTTGGCTCAATTGGTATTGGCTACTTTGGTTCGGCTGATCATGACCACCAAGATGAAG GCTATTTGTAATCTTGCAGTCTGGTGCATTTCTGTTCAACAATTGGAGGCTTCGGTGGTAGAGGATGGAGTAACTCTCTTGCTCAATGCTATTGTTTATGCCCTTGACAATCCATTTGGTTCTTTGTCTACAACATTTGAGGCTGTTCAG GCTACCATGAAACTTGCTAGTCAATATCCAAAAGGAATGAGGGACCAATCAAGCATATGGGTTCCCCCAATATGCCGAAGACTCTTAAGTGCTGACAAGCCGGAAAGGGATATGTCTGAAAGATGCCTCATTAAGGTTTCATCAGTTATTTTACCTCCTCAATCTCCTCTTTCTAAG GAAGTAGCTTTGGACCTTGAGCAAAAACTACTCCCTTCTATGCTTGATATGCTCAATGACCCTTCAAAGAAAATTCAAGCAGTGAAATCATGGGGATGGTTCATATCCTTACTTGGCGCAAGTGCAGCGAGTACTAGGCCTTTACTTAACAAAATGCTTAAGGTCCCTGAGCAGTTATTTACTGATCCTGATCCTCAAGTTCAGATAACCACAATG GTTACCTGGAGAAATTTGGTGGATGCATTTTTTGGGCCACAGGCTTTAGAAAATATGGATCAAGGGACAGTGATGTCTCCTATTGAACCCAGAGCACATGCTACTGCTCAGATGAAAAAGATAAGGTTAATAATGATGCCTTTATGTGGAGTTCTGTCAAGAAGTCATAATATTGCTTTAAGTTCCTCCTGCTTGAGCACATGGCGTTACCTTCTATATAAACTTGGTGATTTGATTAACCATTTATCCATTCTAGAGGCTGCTTTTGGGCCTGTACTCAAGATAATTTTCTCCACTGGACTTGATAATCAGAACAAGCCACTGTGGTCATTTTGCATCAATCTGTTTCATGACTTTATTTCAGTAAGAGTTAGGCATTTGATCTCACCCGAAGATAATGTGTGTGTTCCACCGAATCAGAACTTGCTAGCCCAAACTTGCACGCATCTCAAGGTCTTGTTTGATGGACATCAAATCAAATGGTTACCATGGGATGTTACCAGCTTTGATTTTCAGTTGGAAATCCTTGGCTCAATTGTGAATCCAGAACTACTTCATAACATGACTGCTGACATGACCGTAACTCTTATGGACTCCACAACACAAACTTTCAGGTTGCTTCTACAGGGAGTTTGCGTTCAGTGTAGCCCAAAATTTGCTGATGACAATGTCGTGATATGCATTACTAAGGTATGTAAGTTTGTAAAGAAGGTGTTTCTGGATATGGTAGGAAAGCAAAAGAGTAACAGTTCCGCAGTGTTGGTACAGTTTTGTCTTCAGTTTGTGAAGTCTACTGTAGAGGAACTGGATAATTCTGTGTTGGCTTCTGGAAAGTACGAGTTATGCTTAGACATCGAACATATAAAGGAGATTGAATTTGCAGAATGCAGTCTGAACTTATCTCATCCAAGAATCAGGCCACTTGCTTACATGGAGTTGGTTTCTCCAGCAGTTTACTTGACTGCACTATCTCTGTCAATCGTAGCTCAGTTTACTGGAGATTTGTCATCTGAAGATGCCGAGCAATTGGCTTCAATTATCTGTCCATCTGATCTACTGGAGAACTTTCATGCTGCAGTTGCTTTTTTGTATATGCAGATCATGCCTCCAGTAGATAGTCGGCTAAGAATGAAATGGTTGGTGGTATGGAGCAAAATGTCGAAGCGCTTGAATGAGCAAATGATCTCCTACTTGAGGGTTAGTTGTGGTGCAAGTGCCCATGATATACTGTGTCAGTTCTTCTGTTACCCATTTTTCGCTTTCGTATCCCCTGGGAGGATATCTACTCATTGGAATGCTGAAAGTAGTAACGAGGGTTACCTTAACGTGACCCAAGACTTGGAGCTGGAACTGGTTATTGAGGTTTATCGATCCTTTTGTACAAACTCCAGTTATTGTTCAGAGCCTGCTTACATGGTTTTCCTAGAGCACTTTTTCAAATATTTGACCCACAGAGTTGATGAAAACATGTCCTCAATCCAAGCCAATCTCAAGTATTGCTTAGACAAGAAGTATAAAAACATTACTATCCTATCTGTTCTTGGAAGCATAGTTATTGGACTACTAGAGAATGCCCAAATTTTTAACTATgctaacaaagagagagaagtaaCGACAAATGAGGAGCCTGCTGGATGCAGAGGACCTAACCTTCTGTTGAGTTGCTTGAAGCTTGGTAACAG GTTTATGAAGATATCAGGTATTGCTTTCAAAGAAAATCCAGCTGCACAACACCAAGTGACAAGCAG GTATTTCTCATCTTTATCTGATTTTGTTGGACATCTTACATCGACGGAAGACATTCTTCTACTCTTTGAG ATAATTGGGGATCAATTTACTGAATGGCTCGCCTTATCTAGCACTTCGTACTTCATAATACGTCAAGGAGACACCATTGATCAGCTTGAGAAACTCTGGCTCAACGCAGTCACGTGCCTGACGACGAGTCGGCTCATCAGGGACTGCTCCTTCCTTGAGAAGCATCATCTGCTTCTCCAAGCGGCGGTTAATCACCCACACGGCCCCATCTCAGCTGCAACCACAGCAATCCGGAGATCGCCAGGATCCAACAACGCAGGCCTGCGGCACGCTGGATGTCGGTCAGTTTCCAAGGCAGATGGGCCGTCTCTAGACAGGCCAGGGAAGGATCCTAACTGCGCCAATGACGCCGAGAGGGCCTTCGCCCTCGAAGAACTCAACATCTCGAGGATGTCTGGGGCGCCAATATTGTCGGGTAGAGGAACCGACGCGACAAACACGACTGACCGCTCCCAGAGGAACCGTGAGTCGCTCAGGGTCTCTGCCGGTTTGGGGAGGAAGAGGCTGAAGATTATGAGATATTCAGGCAAGGGGAAGGGGCTTGGCAAAGCTAGCGATGTCACCTTCTCGCCGGGCTGGGCGGAAGGTGAGGTTTGCAGGAAACCAGAACTGATATTGGAAATGCTCAAGAGGAAGAGATAG
- the LOC123411297 gene encoding uncharacterized protein LOC123411297 isoform X2 codes for MPPSSVARQVAEIAAEPDRAAAYARLLHLQRACADDPSAAADLAAASPSALLPLLLRDAAQDDEAVAASALKCLGFALYHPVLVSTVSGQLAQLVLATLVRLIMTTKMKAICNLAVWCISVQQLEASVVEDGVTLLLNAIVYALDNPFGSLSTTFEAVQATMKLASQYPKGMRDQSSIWVPPICRRLLSADKPERDMSERCLIKVSSVILPPQSPLSKEVALDLEQKLLPSMLDMLNDPSKKIQAVKSWGWFISLLGASAASTRPLLNKMLKVPEQLFTDPDPQVQITTMVTWRNLVDAFFGPQALENMDQGTVMSPIEPRAHATAQMKKIRLIMMPLCGVLSRSHNIALSSSCLSTWRYLLYKLGDLINHLSILEAAFGPVLKIIFSTGLDNQNKPLWSFCINLFHDFISVRVRHLISPEDNVCVPPNQNLLAQTCTHLKVLFDGHQIKWLPWDVTSFDFQLEILGSIVNPELLHNMTADMTVTLMDSTTQTFRLLLQGVCVQCSPKFADDNVVICITKFCLQFVKSTVEELDNSVLASGKYELCLDIEHIKEIEFAECSLNLSHPRIRPLAYMELVSPAVYLTALSLSIVAQFTGDLSSEDAEQLASIICPSDLLENFHAAVAFLYMQIMPPVDSRLRMKWLVVWSKMSKRLNEQMISYLRVSCGASAHDILCQFFCYPFFAFVSPGRISTHWNAESSNEGYLNVTQDLELELVIEVYRSFCTNSSYCSEPAYMVFLEHFFKYLTHRVDENMSSIQANLKYCLDKKYKNITILSVLGSIVIGLLENAQIFNYANKEREVTTNEEPAGCRGPNLLLSCLKLGNRFMKISGIAFKENPAAQHQVTSRYFSSLSDFVGHLTSTEDILLLFEIIGDQFTEWLALSSTSYFIIRQGDTIDQLEKLWLNAVTCLTTSRLIRDCSFLEKHHLLLQAAVNHPHGPISAATTAIRRSPGSNNAGLRHAGCRSVSKADGPSLDRPGKDPNCANDAERAFALEELNISRMSGAPILSGRGTDATNTTDRSQRNRESLRVSAGLGRKRLKIMRYSGKGKGLGKASDVTFSPGWAEGEVCRKPELILEMLKRKR; via the exons ATGCCGCCGTCGTCGGTGGCGCGGCAGGTGGCGGAGATTGCGGCGGAGCCCGACCGCGCCGCCGCGTACGCGCGCCTCCTCCACCTGCAGCGCGCGTGCGCCGACGACCcctccgccgcggccgacctcgccgcggcctccccctccgCCCTGCTCCCGCTCCTCCTCCGCGACGCCGCCCAAGATGACGAGGCCGTCGCCGCCTCCGCCCTCAAGTGCCTCGGCTTCGCGCTCTACCACCCCGTCCTCGTCTCCACCGTCTCAG GACAGTTGGCTCAATTGGTATTGGCTACTTTGGTTCGGCTGATCATGACCACCAAGATGAAG GCTATTTGTAATCTTGCAGTCTGGTGCATTTCTGTTCAACAATTGGAGGCTTCGGTGGTAGAGGATGGAGTAACTCTCTTGCTCAATGCTATTGTTTATGCCCTTGACAATCCATTTGGTTCTTTGTCTACAACATTTGAGGCTGTTCAG GCTACCATGAAACTTGCTAGTCAATATCCAAAAGGAATGAGGGACCAATCAAGCATATGGGTTCCCCCAATATGCCGAAGACTCTTAAGTGCTGACAAGCCGGAAAGGGATATGTCTGAAAGATGCCTCATTAAGGTTTCATCAGTTATTTTACCTCCTCAATCTCCTCTTTCTAAG GAAGTAGCTTTGGACCTTGAGCAAAAACTACTCCCTTCTATGCTTGATATGCTCAATGACCCTTCAAAGAAAATTCAAGCAGTGAAATCATGGGGATGGTTCATATCCTTACTTGGCGCAAGTGCAGCGAGTACTAGGCCTTTACTTAACAAAATGCTTAAGGTCCCTGAGCAGTTATTTACTGATCCTGATCCTCAAGTTCAGATAACCACAATG GTTACCTGGAGAAATTTGGTGGATGCATTTTTTGGGCCACAGGCTTTAGAAAATATGGATCAAGGGACAGTGATGTCTCCTATTGAACCCAGAGCACATGCTACTGCTCAGATGAAAAAGATAAGGTTAATAATGATGCCTTTATGTGGAGTTCTGTCAAGAAGTCATAATATTGCTTTAAGTTCCTCCTGCTTGAGCACATGGCGTTACCTTCTATATAAACTTGGTGATTTGATTAACCATTTATCCATTCTAGAGGCTGCTTTTGGGCCTGTACTCAAGATAATTTTCTCCACTGGACTTGATAATCAGAACAAGCCACTGTGGTCATTTTGCATCAATCTGTTTCATGACTTTATTTCAGTAAGAGTTAGGCATTTGATCTCACCCGAAGATAATGTGTGTGTTCCACCGAATCAGAACTTGCTAGCCCAAACTTGCACGCATCTCAAGGTCTTGTTTGATGGACATCAAATCAAATGGTTACCATGGGATGTTACCAGCTTTGATTTTCAGTTGGAAATCCTTGGCTCAATTGTGAATCCAGAACTACTTCATAACATGACTGCTGACATGACCGTAACTCTTATGGACTCCACAACACAAACTTTCAGGTTGCTTCTACAGGGAGTTTGCGTTCAGTGTAGCCCAAAATTTGCTGATGACAATGTCGTGATATGCATTACTAAG TTTTGTCTTCAGTTTGTGAAGTCTACTGTAGAGGAACTGGATAATTCTGTGTTGGCTTCTGGAAAGTACGAGTTATGCTTAGACATCGAACATATAAAGGAGATTGAATTTGCAGAATGCAGTCTGAACTTATCTCATCCAAGAATCAGGCCACTTGCTTACATGGAGTTGGTTTCTCCAGCAGTTTACTTGACTGCACTATCTCTGTCAATCGTAGCTCAGTTTACTGGAGATTTGTCATCTGAAGATGCCGAGCAATTGGCTTCAATTATCTGTCCATCTGATCTACTGGAGAACTTTCATGCTGCAGTTGCTTTTTTGTATATGCAGATCATGCCTCCAGTAGATAGTCGGCTAAGAATGAAATGGTTGGTGGTATGGAGCAAAATGTCGAAGCGCTTGAATGAGCAAATGATCTCCTACTTGAGGGTTAGTTGTGGTGCAAGTGCCCATGATATACTGTGTCAGTTCTTCTGTTACCCATTTTTCGCTTTCGTATCCCCTGGGAGGATATCTACTCATTGGAATGCTGAAAGTAGTAACGAGGGTTACCTTAACGTGACCCAAGACTTGGAGCTGGAACTGGTTATTGAGGTTTATCGATCCTTTTGTACAAACTCCAGTTATTGTTCAGAGCCTGCTTACATGGTTTTCCTAGAGCACTTTTTCAAATATTTGACCCACAGAGTTGATGAAAACATGTCCTCAATCCAAGCCAATCTCAAGTATTGCTTAGACAAGAAGTATAAAAACATTACTATCCTATCTGTTCTTGGAAGCATAGTTATTGGACTACTAGAGAATGCCCAAATTTTTAACTATgctaacaaagagagagaagtaaCGACAAATGAGGAGCCTGCTGGATGCAGAGGACCTAACCTTCTGTTGAGTTGCTTGAAGCTTGGTAACAG GTTTATGAAGATATCAGGTATTGCTTTCAAAGAAAATCCAGCTGCACAACACCAAGTGACAAGCAG GTATTTCTCATCTTTATCTGATTTTGTTGGACATCTTACATCGACGGAAGACATTCTTCTACTCTTTGAG ATAATTGGGGATCAATTTACTGAATGGCTCGCCTTATCTAGCACTTCGTACTTCATAATACGTCAAGGAGACACCATTGATCAGCTTGAGAAACTCTGGCTCAACGCAGTCACGTGCCTGACGACGAGTCGGCTCATCAGGGACTGCTCCTTCCTTGAGAAGCATCATCTGCTTCTCCAAGCGGCGGTTAATCACCCACACGGCCCCATCTCAGCTGCAACCACAGCAATCCGGAGATCGCCAGGATCCAACAACGCAGGCCTGCGGCACGCTGGATGTCGGTCAGTTTCCAAGGCAGATGGGCCGTCTCTAGACAGGCCAGGGAAGGATCCTAACTGCGCCAATGACGCCGAGAGGGCCTTCGCCCTCGAAGAACTCAACATCTCGAGGATGTCTGGGGCGCCAATATTGTCGGGTAGAGGAACCGACGCGACAAACACGACTGACCGCTCCCAGAGGAACCGTGAGTCGCTCAGGGTCTCTGCCGGTTTGGGGAGGAAGAGGCTGAAGATTATGAGATATTCAGGCAAGGGGAAGGGGCTTGGCAAAGCTAGCGATGTCACCTTCTCGCCGGGCTGGGCGGAAGGTGAGGTTTGCAGGAAACCAGAACTGATATTGGAAATGCTCAAGAGGAAGAGATAG